The Dendropsophus ebraccatus isolate aDenEbr1 chromosome 10, aDenEbr1.pat, whole genome shotgun sequence genome has a segment encoding these proteins:
- the SLC25A53 gene encoding solute carrier family 25 member 53 — protein sequence MESRSAPRWGSFSSSYFVGAASSFMSTILTFPIHKTIFRQQLHTLTIQAAARQLGKEGVKNLCRGLAPPLMAKTVQGTLLFGTQGSLQHIFSRGGVPGAKSRAFSGCLSGAIEAVLLVPFERIQNILQDGRNNVNFPNTRSIMQEFKTYNKKQWLSHGIYRGFTVILVRNMIGSAIFLSCKEPLRDLLTYPGLPVWAPSLGSGAVNGAFTSLVLFPLSVVVANMQAEVGNNLPHVRKVALRVWKKCGGRVFMLYRGASLIILRSCITWGVTNSIHDTLSKQLQ from the coding sequence ATGGAAAGCAGAAGTGCTCCAAGATGGGGCAGCTTTAGCAGCAGTTACTTTGTGGGAGCGGCCTCAAGCTTCATGTCCACTATTCTAACCTTTCCCATCCATAAGACAATTTTTCGACAGCAGCTTCACACATTGACCATCCAAGCTGCCGCACGCCAGTTGGGAAAAGAAGGTGTTAAAAATCTGTGTCGTGGCCTAGCGCCACCTCTAATGGCAAAAACAGTTCAAGGGACGTTGCTTTTTGGAACACAAGGGAGCCTGCAACATATTTTCTCTAGGGGGGGTGTGCCAGGAGCAAAATCTCGTGCCTTTTCTGGGTGCTTATCTGGGGCCATAGAAGCTGTTCTATTGGTACCCTTTGAAAGAATTCAGAACATTCTGCAGGATGGCCGTAATAATGTAAATTTTCCTAACACACGTTCAATAATGCAAGAATTTAAGACCTACAACAAAAAGCAATGGCTGTCACATGGAATATATAGAGGTTTCACTGTAATACTTGTCAGGAACATGATAGGAAGTGCCATCTTTCTATCCTGCAAAGAGCCATTGAGAGACTTACTTACTTATCCAGGTCTCCCGGTGTGGGCCCCCTCTCTAGGCTCTGGAGCAGTTAATGGTGCTTTTACTTCACTGGTACTTTTTCCGTTGAGTGTCGTCGTCGCAAATATGCAGGCAGAAGTGGGAAACAACTTACCTCATGTAAGAAAGGTTGCACTGAGAGTGTGGAAGAAATGCGGAGGAAGGGTCTTCATGCTGTACCGTGGGGCATCTCTAATTATCCTACGCTCTTGTATTACTTGGGGAGTTACGAATTCTATTCATGATACTTTGAGCAAACAACTTCAATAA